In Zingiber officinale cultivar Zhangliang unplaced genomic scaffold, Zo_v1.1 ctg35, whole genome shotgun sequence, a single window of DNA contains:
- the LOC122037410 gene encoding exocyst complex component EXO70B1-like, whose amino-acid sequence MERLQSFPQQFGLEIVRKVDRRLSLANFKLDKYEKDKARLQHDKVKSIEEKGEEVNEEEEEEEEEEDGGVASLCAEIDDFAGRVVEESPEAPLVFPQSAVKKFLDLAEETVEKHESGEFGILASLENGDLSLFNIVDRLVKLTSVAGDFPSAKTERKRAMSRAGCVVHRAMCFLEDELYILLDQDPKFKVDPNSTRSKSKRPPSFDRNSDSADRCCALPSPESNSFHLAPEMFERLCRMVGSMFNAGYDTECCQVIAVARRNAFDAGLSSLGYEMLSIDDVVRLPWDSLEREIATWIRVFRQSVEVVFPRERDLCFSVLAGQEPIAQTIFYDLVRGATIPLLTFAEAVSMTKRSAEKLFKVLDVYETLRDTQPKIHALLRSRASEEHSEAEPSSALDDLETEIASLSARLAEAAVAIFSELENSIKNDAAKTPVPGGAVHPLTRYLMDYLKDACEYRGTMENIFREQKNGGNNNDNQFVSQLMEVMEMLHANLEGKSILYKDPALSSIFLMNNGRYIMQKIKASSEVHKLLGDVWSRKRSTELRQYHKNYQRETWSRVLGCLKDEGLQGKGGSGVAKPALKDRFKSFNSMFEEIHKAQCLWVVSDEQLQSELRVSVSAVVVPAYRSFLGRFAQYLDPGRQTEKYIKFGPEELENYIDELFSGDPSSLVGRKK is encoded by the coding sequence ATGGAGAGACTTCAATCGTTCCCTCAACAATTTGGCCTCGAAATTGTACGCAAAGTCGATCGCAGACTTTCGTTAGCAAACTTCAAGCTTGACAAGTACGAGAAGGATAAGGCGAGATTGCAACACGACAAGGTCAAGTCGATAGAGGAAAAAGGTGAAGAGGttaatgaggaggaggaggaagaggaggaggaggaggacggcGGTGTCGCTTCCCTGTGCGCCGAAATAGATGATTTTGCTGGCAGAGTTGTCGAAGAGTCGCCGGAGGCGCCGTTGGTGTTCCCTCAATCCGCCGTCAAGAAGTTTCTTGACCTCGCGGAGGAGACGGTGGAGAAGCATGAGTCCGGCGAGTTCGGGATATTGGCGTCCCTCGAGAATGGCGACCTCAGCCTTTTCAACATCGTCGATCGCTTGGTCAAGCTGACGTCGGTAGCGGGGGATTTCCCATCGGCGAAAACAGAGCGCAAACGGGCGATGAGCCGCGCCGGCTGCGTCGTCCACAGGGCGATGTGCTTCCTCGAGGACGAGCTGTATATCCTCCTCGATCAAGATCCTAAATTCAAGGTCGACCCGAACAGCACCCGATCCAAGAGCAAGCGTCCGCCCTCCTTCGACCGCAACTCCGACTCGGCGGACCGGTGCTGCGCCCTTCCCTCGCCGGAGTCCAACTCCTTCCACCTCGCGCCGGAGATGTTCGAGAGGCTGTGCCGCATGGTGGGATCCATGTTCAACGCCGGGTACGATACGGAGTGCTGCCAGGTGATCGCGGTGGCGCGCCGGAACGCCTTCGACGCTGGCCTGTCCAGCCTCGGCTACGAGATGCTCAGCATCGACGACGTGGTGCGGCTGCCGTGGGACTCGCTGGAGAGAGAGATCGCCACGTGGATCCGAGTGTTCCGGCAATCCGTGGAAGTCGTGTTCCCCCGTGAGCGGGATCTCTGTTTCTCCGTCCTCGCCGGCCAAGAACCCATCGCCCAAACCATCTTCTATGACCTCGTCCGCGGCGCCACCATCCCGCTGCTCACCTTCGCGGAGGCCGTCTCCATGACCAAACGCTCCGCGGAGAAGCTCTTCAAGGTGCTCGACGTGTACGAGACTCTACGCGACACGCAGCCCAAGATCCACGCGCTCTTGCGATCAAGGGCGTCGGAGGAACACAGCGAGGCGGAGCCGTCGTCTGCGTTGGACGATCTCGAGACAGAGATCGCGTCGTTGAGCGCCCGACTCGCAGAGGCGGCCGTGGCCATCTTCTCCGAGCTGGAGAACTCGATCAAGAACGACGCCGCGAAGACGCCGGTGCCGGGTGGCGCCGTCCACCCGCTCACCCGGTACTTGATGGACTATCTGAAGGACGCGTGCGAGTACAGGGGCACGATGGAGAACATCTTCAGGGAGCAGAAGAATGGCGGTAACAACAACGACAACCAGTTCGTGAGCCAATTGATGGAGGTGATGGAGATGCTGCACGCGAACCTGGAGGGGAAGTCGATTCTGTACAAGGACCCGGCGCTGAGCAGCATCTTCCTGATGAACAACGGCCGGTACATCATGCAGAAGATAAAGGCGTCGTCGGAGGTCCACAAGCTTCTGGGGGACGTGTGGAGCCGGAAGAGATCGACGGAGTTGCGGCAGTACCACAAGAACTACCAGCGGGAGACGTGGTCGAGGGTGCTGGGGTGCCTCAAGGACGAGGGGCTGCAGGGGAAGGGGGGAAGCGGGGTGGCGAAACCGGCGCTGAAGGATCGGTTCAAGAGCTTCAATTCCATGTTTGAGGAGATCCACAAGGCGCAGTGCCTGTGGGTGGTCAGCGACGAGCAGCTGCAGTCGGAGCTGAGGGTGTCGGTGTCGGCGGTGGTGGTGCCGGCGTACCGGTCGTTCCTTGGGAGGTTCGCGCAGTACCTGGACCCGGGGAGGCAGACGGAGAAGTACATCAAGTTCGGGCCGGAGGAGCTTGAGAATTACATCGACGAACTCTTCTCCGGCGACCCTTCCTCGTTGGTTGGCCGGAAGAAATAA